A part of Vibrio sp. B1FLJ16 genomic DNA contains:
- a CDS encoding ATP-binding protein, producing MNNSWWHFLKRFKPNSLVNRTLGLTLLAVILAQGVATTIWYTESRQKELAGIQDASQSMANMFSSTVTFFQSLPVGYRHIVLDQIRNMGGTRFFVSFNKEQLIVEPIEDTPLKLASIEAIQKVLTKKLPKVDTILVDFSLPENLRLLKNDIYLSDLPKSWAHHTLTLSPIDPPVLVVQLELAKNEWLYIAALLPAPYVDLDDTLIGREQILFLVFSTTILLFLTYLLMKRQVKPLKRLAKAANEMSMDVEQAPLKEEGASELVTATRAFNRMQQRIRHYISDREQLFSSISHDLKTPITRLRLRAELLESDVKREKFNRDLDDLEMMVKGALQCVRDTDLHENTAHVDLNEVISTVIEPYNQQQIRVKFTPNPIGPIVARPLAIKRVIGNLVDNAVKYGLAAEITLARSDDRVKVEICDQGPGIPEEKLETVFEPYYRLSDDDQGHGLGLGICRNILHGHGGDLIIDNLPNRGLRAQVFVSSVFES from the coding sequence ATGAACAATAGTTGGTGGCATTTTCTCAAGCGATTCAAGCCAAATTCGTTAGTTAATCGCACATTAGGGTTAACGTTACTGGCGGTGATATTAGCTCAAGGCGTTGCAACTACTATCTGGTATACCGAATCCAGGCAGAAAGAGCTGGCAGGGATTCAGGATGCGTCGCAGAGTATGGCGAACATGTTTTCCTCTACCGTGACGTTCTTTCAGTCGCTGCCAGTCGGCTATCGCCACATCGTACTTGATCAGATTCGTAATATGGGCGGAACGCGTTTTTTTGTCTCATTTAACAAGGAACAGCTGATCGTCGAGCCGATAGAGGATACGCCGCTCAAACTGGCATCCATTGAAGCTATACAAAAGGTGCTGACTAAGAAGCTGCCCAAAGTAGACACCATTCTGGTCGATTTCTCGTTACCGGAAAATCTGCGACTGCTGAAAAACGATATTTATCTTAGTGACTTACCTAAATCGTGGGCTCACCATACCTTAACGTTAAGCCCGATTGATCCTCCCGTTTTAGTCGTGCAGCTTGAGCTGGCTAAGAATGAGTGGCTTTATATCGCCGCTTTACTTCCTGCTCCGTATGTTGACCTTGACGATACCTTGATTGGCCGAGAGCAGATCCTGTTTCTGGTTTTCTCGACAACGATTTTGCTCTTTCTTACTTACTTACTGATGAAAAGGCAGGTAAAGCCGTTGAAACGGCTTGCAAAAGCCGCCAACGAAATGAGCATGGATGTAGAGCAGGCTCCGTTGAAAGAAGAGGGGGCCAGTGAGCTTGTTACTGCCACGCGCGCTTTTAACCGAATGCAGCAACGGATTCGGCACTATATCTCCGATAGGGAACAGCTGTTTTCCTCTATCTCTCACGATTTAAAAACACCGATTACACGCCTGAGATTACGTGCCGAACTGTTGGAAAGTGATGTGAAGCGTGAAAAGTTCAATCGTGATTTAGATGATTTAGAGATGATGGTAAAGGGCGCACTTCAGTGCGTCCGTGATACCGATCTGCATGAAAATACCGCGCACGTAGATCTCAATGAGGTTATTAGCACGGTTATTGAGCCTTATAACCAGCAACAAATAAGGGTGAAATTTACCCCGAACCCTATCGGGCCAATCGTAGCAAGACCACTCGCCATAAAACGTGTTATCGGGAATTTGGTCGATAACGCTGTGAAGTACGGTCTTGCAGCTGAGATAACCCTCGCCAGGAGTGATGATCGGGTGAAGGTTGAGATCTGCGATCAGGGCCCCGGTATTCCGGAAGAAAAACTAGAGACCGTATTTGAACCTTATTACCGCTTATCGGACGATGACCAAGGGCACGGGCTGGGCCTTGGAATTTGCCGTAATATTTTGCACGGGCATGGTGGAGATCTCATAATTGACAACTTGCCTAATAGAGGTCTTCGCGCTCAAGTGTTTGTTTCTTCAGTGTTTGAATCGTAA
- a CDS encoding ABC transporter substrate-binding protein yields the protein MKLNKTLLTLSLLSAANFANAGEVEVLHWWTAGGEAKSAAVLKDMLEKQNHTWKDFAVAGGGGESAMTVLKTRAVSGNPPSAAQIKGHDIQEWGGLGFLTSLDSTAKQEHWDDILPSVVTKVMKFDNEYVAVPVNVHRVNWLWANPEVLKKAGVELPKTLDEFFVAADKIKAAGFIPLAHGGQPWQDATVFEAVALDVLGSEDYNKAFVDLDMNVLSGDKMVEVFTKFKKIHNYIDANSPGRDWNVATSMVINGDAAMQIMGDWAKGEFTAAGKTPGKDYICAPAPGTAGQFTFNIDSFAFFELSDKQNQMAQQDLARTILTKEFQEVFNLNKGSIPVRLDMDMAKFDQCALDSMETFKASAKSGDLVPSMAHGLSTTSYAQGAIYDVVTNFFNDENADPKQAAQKLAKAVKAAI from the coding sequence ATGAAACTAAATAAAACCCTACTTACCCTCTCTCTGCTGTCTGCTGCGAATTTTGCCAATGCTGGCGAAGTGGAAGTACTTCACTGGTGGACTGCTGGTGGCGAAGCGAAATCTGCTGCCGTACTTAAAGATATGCTGGAGAAGCAAAATCATACATGGAAAGACTTTGCGGTTGCCGGTGGTGGCGGTGAGTCTGCGATGACAGTACTTAAAACGCGCGCCGTATCAGGTAACCCGCCATCTGCGGCTCAGATTAAAGGTCACGATATTCAGGAGTGGGGCGGCCTTGGCTTCCTGACTTCACTTGATAGTACGGCGAAACAGGAGCACTGGGATGACATCCTGCCTTCAGTTGTTACCAAGGTGATGAAATTTGACAATGAATACGTGGCGGTTCCGGTCAATGTTCACCGTGTTAACTGGCTTTGGGCAAACCCTGAAGTACTGAAGAAAGCGGGCGTCGAACTGCCGAAAACGTTAGATGAGTTTTTTGTTGCAGCGGACAAAATCAAAGCAGCAGGCTTCATTCCTCTCGCACACGGTGGTCAGCCTTGGCAGGACGCGACAGTATTTGAAGCGGTCGCACTGGATGTTCTGGGCAGCGAAGACTACAACAAAGCCTTTGTTGACTTAGATATGAATGTATTGTCCGGCGACAAAATGGTTGAAGTGTTCACTAAGTTTAAGAAAATTCACAACTACATTGATGCTAACTCTCCAGGGCGTGACTGGAACGTAGCAACCTCGATGGTGATTAACGGTGACGCTGCGATGCAAATCATGGGTGACTGGGCGAAAGGTGAGTTTACAGCGGCGGGTAAAACGCCAGGTAAAGATTACATCTGTGCGCCAGCACCGGGTACAGCAGGTCAGTTTACTTTCAACATCGATAGTTTCGCTTTCTTTGAGCTGAGCGATAAACAGAATCAAATGGCACAGCAAGACTTAGCCCGTACGATTCTGACTAAAGAGTTCCAGGAAGTATTCAACCTGAACAAAGGTTCAATCCCGGTTCGTCTTGATATGGACATGGCGAAGTTTGACCAATGTGCGTTGGATTCAATGGAAACCTTCAAGGCGAGTGCGAAGTCAGGTGATTTAGTACCAAGTATGGCGCATGGTTTATCGACCACGAGCTATGCACAAGGTGCTATCTATGACGTCGTGACTAACTTCTTCAACGATGAAAATGCGGATCCGAAACAAGCAGCGCAAAAACTAGCGAAAGCAGTTAAAGCCGCTATCTAA
- a CDS encoding sugar ABC transporter permease codes for MENVVNRYPKKSHAKVNLADRLQQWLPKIVLAPTVLVTVVCIYGYIFWTAALSLTNSRFLPSFNFVGFTQYAKLMENDRWITSITNLGIFGLLFMLIAIVLGVGLAILLDQNIRQEGTIRTIYLYPMALSFIVTGTAWKWILNPGLGIEKLAQDWGFTNFKFDWLVNSDMSVYTLVIAAVWQSSGFVMAMFLAGLRGIDSSIIKAAQIDGASLPTIYWRIIMPCLRPVFFSSVIITSHIAIKSFDLVTAMTAGGPGYSSDLPALFMYAHSFTRGQIGLGAASAMMMLAGILAILVPYLYSELREKKS; via the coding sequence ATGGAGAACGTTGTAAACCGGTATCCAAAGAAGTCACACGCAAAAGTTAATCTGGCGGACAGACTTCAGCAGTGGTTACCGAAAATTGTTCTTGCCCCGACGGTTTTGGTCACCGTGGTATGTATCTACGGTTACATTTTCTGGACGGCGGCGTTATCGCTCACCAACTCCCGTTTTCTGCCGAGCTTCAATTTTGTTGGTTTCACCCAGTATGCAAAGTTGATGGAAAATGACCGTTGGATCACCTCTATCACAAACCTTGGAATTTTTGGTTTGCTGTTTATGCTCATCGCCATTGTGCTTGGCGTGGGTTTAGCTATTTTACTCGATCAAAATATTCGTCAGGAAGGCACAATCCGCACTATTTATCTGTATCCGATGGCGCTCTCTTTTATCGTGACAGGTACCGCATGGAAGTGGATTCTTAACCCGGGGTTGGGTATCGAGAAACTGGCGCAGGACTGGGGATTTACCAACTTTAAATTCGACTGGCTGGTGAATTCTGACATGTCAGTATATACGTTAGTCATTGCTGCTGTTTGGCAGTCGTCTGGCTTTGTCATGGCAATGTTTCTAGCGGGGCTGCGTGGTATCGATTCATCGATTATCAAAGCGGCGCAAATCGATGGTGCCAGCCTTCCGACTATCTACTGGCGCATCATCATGCCTTGTCTGCGTCCAGTATTCTTCAGCTCGGTGATCATCACGTCACACATTGCTATTAAGAGCTTCGATTTAGTCACCGCGATGACAGCGGGTGGCCCGGGTTACTCTTCCGATTTGCCAGCGCTATTTATGTACGCACACTCATTTACTCGTGGTCAGATAGGTTTGGGCGCTGCCAGTGCGATGATGATGCTCGCAGGTATTCTCGCCATCTTAGTGCCTTATTTGTATTCAGAACTCAGGGAGAAAAAGTCATGA
- a CDS encoding carbohydrate ABC transporter permease — protein sequence MMRSMNFSRLFIYCGLVFFCLFYLMPLFVMVITSFKTLPDIKAGNLMSLPTEWVFGAWHKAWDSACTGVKCEGVKGYFWNSFQMVIPAVAISTLLGAFNGYVVTKWQFRGSNLFFSLLLFGCFIPFQVILLPMAAVLGKLGLANTTTGLVIVHVIYGMAFTTLFFRNFYISIPDELVKAAKLDGAGFFTIFFKILLPISTPIIMVTVIWQFTAIWNDFLFGVVYSGSETQPITVALNNLVNTSTGVKEYNVDMAAAIIAALPTLLVYVLAGKYFVRGLTAGSVKG from the coding sequence ATGATGCGCAGTATGAATTTTTCTCGACTGTTTATCTATTGCGGACTGGTGTTCTTTTGTCTGTTTTATCTGATGCCGTTGTTCGTGATGGTGATTACCTCATTCAAAACACTGCCGGACATTAAAGCAGGTAACCTGATGAGTTTGCCGACGGAATGGGTTTTCGGTGCCTGGCATAAAGCCTGGGACAGTGCCTGTACCGGTGTTAAGTGTGAAGGGGTAAAAGGGTACTTCTGGAACTCTTTCCAGATGGTGATTCCTGCGGTGGCGATCTCGACTCTGTTAGGCGCATTTAATGGTTATGTTGTCACTAAATGGCAGTTCCGCGGATCAAATCTGTTTTTCAGCTTGCTGCTGTTCGGTTGTTTTATTCCGTTTCAGGTTATTTTGCTGCCAATGGCGGCGGTGCTGGGTAAGCTGGGATTGGCGAATACCACTACGGGTCTTGTCATCGTTCATGTCATTTATGGCATGGCGTTTACGACGCTGTTCTTCCGTAACTTTTACATCAGTATTCCGGATGAACTGGTTAAAGCCGCAAAACTGGATGGCGCGGGCTTCTTTACTATTTTCTTTAAGATTCTGCTGCCAATTTCGACGCCAATCATCATGGTTACGGTTATCTGGCAGTTTACCGCTATCTGGAATGACTTCTTATTTGGTGTGGTTTACTCCGGCTCTGAAACCCAGCCTATCACGGTAGCGCTGAACAATTTGGTCAATACCAGTACTGGTGTGAAAGAGTACAACGTCGATATGGCAGCGGCGATCATTGCGGCGCTACCAACGTTATTAGTTTATGTATTAGCAGGAAAATACTTTGTTCGCGGCCTGACGGCTGGATCGGTAAAAGGATAA
- the ugpC gene encoding sn-glycerol-3-phosphate ABC transporter ATP-binding protein UgpC: protein MATLELKQIRKTYPKAEQETLKGIDISIDSGEFLILVGPSGCGKSTLMNTIAGLESISDGEIVIDGNDVSDVEPKDRDIAMVFQSYALYPNMTVRGNIEFGLKIRKMPKEEIDAEVERVAEMLQIDHLLDRKPSQLSGGQRQRVAMGRALARRPKLYLFDEPLSNLDAKLRVEMRHQIKRLHQQLNTTIVYVTHDQIEAMTLADRIAVMKDGELQQLGTPQEIYNKPNNMFVAGFMGSPSMNFIKTMVDLDEQDNPVIKVKGSNAQEHHIKLPESMRKQDGKEVVIGLRPEHITDSENQDSAATTKLDLQLEVLEPTGPDTIAMIKVNDQEVACRLSPEFDVKVGQVAPLHFDLSKAVFFDASTELRIEFH, encoded by the coding sequence ATGGCAACACTCGAACTTAAACAAATCCGTAAAACCTATCCAAAAGCGGAACAAGAGACATTAAAAGGTATCGATATCAGTATCGATTCCGGTGAATTTCTTATCTTGGTCGGTCCGTCTGGTTGCGGAAAATCGACACTGATGAACACTATTGCCGGACTGGAGAGCATCAGCGATGGAGAAATAGTTATCGACGGTAACGATGTCTCTGACGTAGAGCCTAAAGACCGCGATATCGCAATGGTGTTTCAATCTTACGCTCTGTACCCAAATATGACGGTAAGGGGCAATATTGAGTTTGGCCTCAAGATCCGCAAGATGCCAAAAGAGGAAATCGATGCTGAGGTGGAACGAGTCGCTGAAATGCTGCAAATCGACCATTTGCTCGATCGTAAACCTTCACAGTTATCTGGTGGTCAGAGACAACGTGTTGCGATGGGGCGTGCGCTTGCAAGGCGTCCGAAGCTGTATCTGTTTGATGAGCCGTTATCGAACTTGGATGCGAAGTTACGGGTTGAAATGCGTCATCAAATCAAACGTCTGCATCAGCAGCTCAATACAACCATTGTCTACGTAACACATGATCAGATTGAAGCGATGACCTTGGCGGACCGCATTGCGGTAATGAAAGACGGCGAATTGCAACAACTGGGTACGCCACAGGAAATCTACAACAAACCTAATAACATGTTTGTTGCGGGCTTTATGGGCTCACCGTCTATGAATTTCATTAAAACCATGGTTGATCTTGATGAACAGGACAATCCAGTGATCAAGGTCAAAGGCAGTAACGCACAGGAACACCACATCAAGTTGCCAGAGTCCATGCGTAAGCAAGATGGTAAAGAGGTTGTGATTGGTTTACGTCCCGAGCACATCACTGACAGTGAAAATCAGGACTCTGCTGCTACAACGAAGCTTGATTTGCAGTTGGAGGTTCTTGAGCCGACCGGTCCGGATACTATTGCGATGATTAAGGTCAACGATCAAGAAGTTGCTTGCCGGCTGTCACCGGAGTTTGATGTGAAAGTGGGGCAGGTTGCACCATTGCATTTTGATTTATCAAAGGCAGTGTTCTTTGATGCATCGACAGAGCTGCGCATTGAGTTCCATTAA
- a CDS encoding TRAP transporter substrate-binding protein, translated as MLKPLTLLSVSILAVTSFNAAANCDPGEMVIKFSHVTNADKHPKGIAASLLEKRVNEEMNGKACMQVFPNSTLYDDDKVLEAMLNGDVQLAAPSLSKFEKFTKKFRIFDLPFLFDDVDAVDRFQNSESGEALKNAMNRRGVKGLEFWHNGMKQISANKPLIHPSDAKGLKFRVQASDVLVAQFEQLGANPQKMSFAEVYGGLQTKVIDGQENTWSNIYGQKFFEVQDGTTETNHGILDYLVVTSTKWWDGLPADVREQFATILTEVTQTRNAESNRVEQQNKQYVIEAGGVVRELTPEQRAEWVTALKPVWNKFEKDIGSDLIEAALEANKK; from the coding sequence ATGCTTAAGCCTTTAACCCTACTATCTGTTTCAATTCTTGCTGTTACCAGTTTTAACGCTGCCGCCAACTGCGATCCTGGTGAAATGGTGATTAAGTTCAGCCATGTCACGAACGCAGATAAGCACCCAAAAGGGATCGCTGCATCACTGCTTGAAAAGCGGGTGAATGAGGAAATGAATGGCAAAGCCTGTATGCAGGTCTTCCCTAACTCAACACTTTACGATGATGACAAAGTGCTTGAGGCGATGTTGAATGGCGACGTACAGCTTGCTGCTCCATCGCTGTCAAAGTTTGAAAAGTTCACCAAAAAGTTTCGCATTTTCGACCTTCCTTTCCTTTTTGATGATGTTGACGCTGTAGACCGATTCCAAAACTCAGAGTCAGGCGAAGCTCTGAAAAATGCGATGAATCGCCGGGGAGTGAAAGGATTGGAATTCTGGCACAACGGTATGAAGCAAATCTCCGCGAATAAGCCACTGATTCACCCTTCTGATGCGAAAGGTCTCAAGTTCCGCGTACAGGCATCGGATGTGCTGGTAGCGCAGTTTGAACAACTTGGCGCTAACCCGCAAAAAATGTCTTTTGCCGAAGTTTACGGCGGGCTGCAAACCAAAGTTATTGATGGCCAGGAAAACACCTGGTCGAATATCTATGGTCAAAAGTTCTTCGAGGTTCAGGACGGTACAACCGAGACTAACCACGGCATTCTGGATTACCTTGTTGTGACTTCTACAAAATGGTGGGACGGGCTTCCAGCGGATGTGCGTGAACAGTTTGCGACCATTCTCACAGAGGTTACGCAAACACGTAATGCGGAATCTAATCGTGTCGAGCAACAGAACAAACAATATGTCATTGAAGCAGGCGGCGTGGTTCGTGAGTTGACTCCGGAGCAGCGTGCAGAGTGGGTAACTGCGCTTAAACCCGTTTGGAATAAGTTTGAAAAAGACATCGGTTCCGATTTGATCGAAGCGGCGTTAGAAGCGAACAAAAAATAA
- a CDS encoding TRAP transporter small permease, which yields MEHSFFAKVGQFTDKVEETLIAFFLGAMTILTFVNVVMRYLFNDNILWAVEVTVFLFAWMVLVGASYGVKKHFHIGVDVVINLVPEGWRKVLALFSVACCLAFSILLLIGSWNYWYPFATERAWYETDDIPMPEMLQFMADWLNEGERYEKLPRFIPYMALPISMALLTIRFSQAAYQILTGKLDRLISSHEGEEELEAMKEELKDAGSVMEPEQGSASQDNNKNKEH from the coding sequence ATGGAACACTCATTTTTTGCGAAAGTCGGTCAGTTTACCGACAAGGTTGAAGAAACCTTGATTGCCTTTTTCCTCGGCGCAATGACGATCTTGACTTTTGTCAATGTCGTAATGCGCTACTTATTCAATGACAACATTCTCTGGGCTGTTGAAGTTACCGTTTTTCTCTTTGCATGGATGGTGCTCGTTGGCGCCTCATATGGGGTGAAAAAGCATTTCCACATCGGTGTCGATGTAGTGATAAATCTTGTCCCTGAGGGTTGGCGAAAAGTCTTGGCACTTTTCTCTGTCGCATGCTGTTTAGCGTTTTCAATCCTGCTTCTTATCGGTTCGTGGAACTACTGGTACCCATTTGCAACAGAGCGGGCATGGTACGAGACGGATGATATTCCAATGCCGGAAATGTTGCAGTTCATGGCTGACTGGCTCAATGAAGGCGAGCGCTACGAGAAACTACCAAGATTTATTCCTTATATGGCGCTACCTATTAGCATGGCTTTGCTGACGATTCGTTTTTCCCAGGCCGCATATCAAATACTTACTGGCAAGCTTGACCGTCTTATTTCGAGCCATGAAGGTGAAGAAGAGTTAGAAGCGATGAAAGAAGAGCTCAAGGACGCTGGTAGCGTGATGGAGCCTGAACAAGGCAGTGCCAGCCAAGATAACAATAAGAACAAGGAGCACTAA
- a CDS encoding TRAP transporter large permease → MHILVLFLMVIGFMLLGVPIAVSLGLSSILFLMWHSDASLASVAQTLFNAFEGHYTLLAIPFFILASTFMSTGGVAKRIIRFAIAMVGWFRGGLAMASVVACMMFAALSGSSPATVVAIGSIVIAGMIRNGYSKDFAAGVICNAGTLGILIPPSIVMVVYAAATNVSVGRMFLGGVIPGLLAGVMLMIAIYIAARIKNLPKQPFVGWSEAFSAAKDAIWGLMLVMIILGGIYGGIFTPTEAAAVAAVYAFLIANFVYKDMGPFADKSNTKPAIVKVLQTFVHKDTQQTLFEAGKLTIMLLFIIANALILKHVLTEERIPQMITESMLSAGLGPITFLIVVNVLLLIGGQFMEPSGLLIIVAPLVFPIAIALGIDPIHLGIMMVVNMEIGMITPPVGLNLFVTAGVAKMSMLNVVKAALPWVAVMFLFLIIVTYVPWVSTWLPTTLMGPEIITK, encoded by the coding sequence ATGCATATTCTGGTGTTATTCCTGATGGTAATTGGCTTCATGCTTCTGGGTGTGCCGATTGCAGTATCTCTCGGCTTATCAAGTATTTTGTTTTTGATGTGGCATTCAGATGCTTCACTGGCGTCGGTTGCTCAGACGCTGTTTAATGCGTTTGAAGGTCACTATACCTTACTTGCTATTCCGTTCTTTATTCTGGCATCCACCTTTATGTCTACCGGTGGCGTTGCCAAACGCATCATTCGTTTTGCGATTGCTATGGTCGGCTGGTTCCGTGGCGGCCTCGCTATGGCCTCGGTTGTAGCGTGTATGATGTTCGCCGCGCTATCGGGTTCGTCTCCTGCGACGGTAGTGGCGATCGGTAGTATTGTTATCGCCGGTATGATCAGAAACGGTTATTCCAAAGACTTCGCCGCAGGCGTTATCTGTAACGCGGGGACGCTCGGCATCCTGATACCACCTTCAATCGTCATGGTGGTCTATGCCGCGGCGACTAACGTATCTGTAGGTCGTATGTTCTTAGGCGGTGTTATTCCGGGCTTACTTGCGGGTGTGATGCTGATGATAGCAATTTACATTGCGGCGCGGATTAAGAACTTACCTAAGCAACCTTTTGTCGGCTGGAGCGAAGCATTCTCAGCGGCTAAAGATGCGATCTGGGGCCTGATGCTGGTGATGATCATTCTCGGGGGGATCTATGGTGGTATCTTCACTCCGACGGAAGCGGCGGCTGTCGCGGCGGTTTACGCTTTCCTTATTGCCAACTTTGTTTACAAGGACATGGGACCTTTTGCAGACAAAAGCAATACCAAGCCTGCCATAGTGAAAGTGCTACAGACCTTTGTACACAAAGATACTCAGCAGACACTGTTTGAAGCGGGTAAGTTGACGATTATGCTGCTGTTTATCATCGCTAATGCTTTGATCTTAAAACATGTGCTTACTGAAGAGCGTATTCCGCAGATGATCACTGAGTCGATGCTCTCTGCCGGGCTAGGTCCGATTACCTTCCTGATTGTGGTCAACGTGCTGTTACTGATTGGTGGCCAATTTATGGAGCCATCTGGCTTGCTGATCATCGTGGCACCACTGGTATTCCCGATCGCGATTGCGTTAGGTATTGACCCCATTCACTTGGGGATCATGATGGTGGTGAATATGGAGATTGGTATGATTACACCGCCGGTCGGGCTGAACTTATTTGTGACCGCAGGTGTGGCCAAGATGTCAATGTTGAATGTGGTTAAAGCGGCCTTGCCTTGGGTTGCCGTTATGTTCCTGTTCCTCATTATCGTCACATACGTGCCTTGGGTATCGACCTGGCTTCCGACTACTTTGATGGGACCTGAAATTATTACTAAGTAA
- a CDS encoding sigma-54 dependent transcriptional regulator, which produces MCQVFFIDDEADLRLAIEQTFELADIDAQFFPDAESALLAMKKGAEPGVVVTDICLPGISGMNLLNTLIHKDSHLPVIMITGHGDISMAVNALHQGAYDFIEKPFAPEHLVETVKRAIEKRQLTNENQKLRQSLKASLALGPRIIGETTSIQALRETITHIADTDADILLFGETGTGKELIARSLHEQSLRRNHNFVAVNCGAVPENLIESELYGHEKGAFTGAESRRIGKFEFAQGGTLFLDEIESMPIQAQVRLLRVLQERAIERVGSNELIPLDIRVIAATKIDLKRAAEQGTFRQDLYYRLNVVTLDLPPLRMRKEDIPALFHHFLLVAASRYGKSSPGLSPQDLTTLMAHDWPGNVRELRNAAERFVLLGKLIQLGDSNPTPANPSSSLAEQVAEFEKAAIENALLENNGSIKQTMTQLNVPRKTLYDKMQRYQIDKEIYK; this is translated from the coding sequence ATGTGTCAGGTGTTTTTTATTGATGATGAAGCCGATCTGAGGCTTGCGATTGAGCAGACATTCGAATTAGCCGATATCGACGCACAATTCTTCCCCGATGCCGAGTCCGCTTTACTGGCAATGAAAAAGGGGGCAGAGCCAGGAGTGGTCGTCACCGATATCTGTTTGCCGGGCATATCAGGTATGAATTTGCTCAATACCTTGATCCACAAAGACAGCCACCTTCCTGTCATTATGATTACTGGCCACGGCGACATCTCAATGGCGGTTAATGCATTACACCAAGGAGCCTATGACTTTATCGAAAAGCCGTTCGCCCCGGAGCATTTAGTCGAAACGGTAAAAAGAGCCATTGAAAAGCGTCAACTGACCAATGAAAACCAAAAACTCCGCCAGTCACTCAAAGCCAGCCTGGCTCTCGGACCTAGAATCATCGGTGAAACCACCAGTATTCAGGCATTGCGCGAAACCATCACTCACATTGCCGATACTGACGCCGACATTTTGTTGTTTGGAGAAACTGGAACAGGTAAAGAACTTATCGCCCGCTCACTGCACGAGCAGAGTTTGCGCAGAAACCATAACTTTGTCGCGGTTAACTGCGGCGCGGTCCCAGAGAACTTAATTGAGAGCGAACTCTACGGTCACGAGAAAGGCGCATTTACCGGAGCAGAAAGCAGGCGAATAGGTAAATTTGAATTTGCACAGGGCGGGACCTTATTCTTGGACGAAATTGAGTCAATGCCGATCCAGGCGCAAGTCCGTTTACTGCGCGTTCTGCAGGAGCGCGCTATAGAGCGCGTTGGCTCGAATGAACTTATCCCATTAGATATTCGCGTAATCGCGGCAACCAAAATTGATTTAAAGCGAGCTGCAGAACAAGGAACCTTTCGCCAGGATCTCTACTATCGACTTAATGTTGTCACACTAGACTTACCTCCCCTACGTATGCGGAAAGAGGACATACCCGCCTTATTCCATCACTTTTTATTAGTCGCGGCTTCACGATACGGAAAAAGCTCTCCCGGTTTATCGCCTCAGGATCTTACCACTCTGATGGCGCACGACTGGCCAGGGAATGTACGTGAACTGAGAAATGCGGCAGAACGTTTTGTCTTACTCGGAAAACTGATCCAACTCGGAGATTCCAACCCTACTCCTGCTAACCCTTCCTCCAGCTTGGCGGAGCAAGTGGCTGAATTTGAAAAAGCGGCCATTGAAAATGCCCTACTGGAAAACAATGGCAGCATCAAGCAAACCATGACGCAATTGAATGTGCCTCGAAAAACTCTGTACGACAAAATGCAACGTTATCAGATAGATAAGGAGATATATAAATAA